Within the Taeniopygia guttata chromosome 15, bTaeGut7.mat, whole genome shotgun sequence genome, the region CCTGACAGGTTTGGGGTAGGGAGATGTGTGGGTACTTTTACCttaaaaaccaaggaaaaagtGATTCTTTGaactgctcagcagctccaggcactgcactgcccctgcagcacagaggccTCGAGTGATTCTTGACACATTTACCAGAGTAATGACGTGACCAGTGATTAACTGTGAAAGCTCCCTTGCCTAGACTAAAGAAACTGAAGTTTTTTGGCAAACTTCCTGTACACATTCTTCCCAAATTGGCACAACTGGTgtctcctggctctgcctgaTGACCTTTTCTGCCCACAGTTCTGCAGACAagctccttccagcccctccactGAAATGTCTAAGGACAGTTGTGCTTTCCCAGGGCTCCTCTTGGCTGAGGTTTTCCGAGTCCTTCTCCCTCAAGTAAGTCAGAGCTTTTCTCCTCTTGTTCCACTCCTATCACCTGTAATCCTAAACCAAACACTTCCCATTAGTACAAAACTCCCCCCAGGAAAGGCAGCTGAAAGTAAACATGCAAAGtgccacagaaacagaaatgggAGGGGAGAGATGCCTTTGGGCTGGAGTTCAGCCTCCTTCCTGCTCAGTACCTTTGTGATTGACACCAAAGTGTCTGGtggacacagctgggagagTGCTGTTCCTTCAGGGATCTGTTTTGGAGCTACAGGGAAGAGGCCACACAAAACCAACTCAGTTTAGACTTCGTTGAAGTCAGACAGTTGAGTTGACTGCCTGGGTGAAGGGTTGTGATTGAAGCAGCTCCTCAAAGCTCAGTTTtaaggagaaattaaattttagttCATCTTTTTGAGCCCTCTGACATCTCTCCCCGCCCTCCTTCCAGTGCACAGCCATCATCCCCAGTTCTGTTTGGCATcatgtatataaataaattatattaatttaatcaAATGTAAGACagtttaaataaacaaaacactcAAATGACACCTCCTGTCCAGTCATTCCCCAACAGGAACACCAAGTGCCTTGGAGTTCTGCTCTCCCTCAGCTTCACCAGCTCCTGAGTTTGCCCAAAACCCTTCAAGTCTTGACGGGGATGGTTTGTTTGCAGCGGGCGGCGCCGCCCGCCTCGGGCAGGCCCACGGAGTACTCGGTGGTGGCGATGAGCAGCATGTCCAGCGTGGTCTCGGTGCACTTGGCGATGAAGCGGATGAAGGGCCGCACGTCGCCCTCGTTGGCCACCTCCAGCACGTGGTAATACTCTGCCCGCTGCTCCTTGCGGATGGTGATGGGCGGGTACCCCGCCTGCATCAGGATCAGGTTCATCAGCAGCCGCGAGGTGCGGCCGTTGCCGTCCACGAAGGGGTGGATGTAAACCAGCTTGTAGTGCGCCAGCGCCGCGAACTCCACGGGGTGCAGGCCCATGGCGTCCTCCGAGTTCATCCACTGCACGAACTCCTCCATCTGCTTCTCCACGTCCTGCGGGTGGGGCGGGATGTGGTGGCCCACGAAGACCTGCGTGGCGCGGAACCGCCCGGCCTCCACGGGGTCGGCGTAGCCCAGCACGCGCCGGTGGATGTCCAGGATGTCCCTGCTGGTGACGGAGCCGATGCGCGACACCAGCGTGGTGTTGACGAACTTGAGGGCCGCGTGCATGCCGATCACCTCGTTCTGCTCCGCCAGGCTCTTCCCGGGAACGGCGTACCTGGTCTCGATGATGTGCCGGATCTCGGACAGCGTCAGCGTGTTCCCCTCGATGGCCACCGTGTGGTAGATGTGGTGGTAGTAGGATTCCTCCATCACCCGGCGCAGGGCGGAATTCCCTTTGGGAATGGCCATCACCTTCTTGACCTTGCTGTCGATGATGCTGAAGTACCTCTGGTCAATCTCCTCCACCAAGGGCAGCGTCCGGCCCCGGTTGCTCAGAGCCTTCTCGTTGTGGGGGGAGATGGTCAGAGCTTTGGAGTACAGATAGTCGGCCTGCAGGatgtccttctcctcctcagaAAAGATCCCAAACTCGTTCAGGGCGTCCACGTAATCCGGGTCCATTTTGAGGGCGTACAGGAAGAGTTTGTGGGCCTTCTCCCGCTTCCCTTGGCGCTTCATCTCCAGGGCTtgattcagagctgctctggcttCCAACTTCACCTCTGGAATGAAATGGTAACAGATAAAGGGCGGTGAGTTTTACTGGAAACTTCTGGAAATCTGGATTCCATgatccttccaactcaggatatccTATGACTGCTCACTGATATAAAAATGGAACAAAACCAGTCTTGAAGAACTGGAACAGATTTTGTGTTCCAGCTTTTCATCCCAGAGATTTATGCCGCATTTCCAGGCTGAGTATGAGGCAGCAAGTGTGGGGAGGCAGGACCTGTGGGCAGCAGGCTCAAGGTGGCCACAGGTGGCCACCAAACTGCTTCATGTGGGAGGAAACAGTGTTTTAACAGTGCTCCCTTGGCATTGTTTTAGGTGAAATTATAATGTTAGCACTTTTATGTTGGCTGCCAACAGCACTTCTGTTTTTCCACTGAACTATCCAACATTTTCCCAGCAGTAAGAGATTTAATGCAAACAAAGATACAGTGCTGGTATC harbors:
- the FICD gene encoding protein adenylyltransferase FICD isoform X2, translating into MNLVAMATDPELQWVSLWLRVRWAAVLVLLLSSLVMLLLPLAAVDNQWHAVLKGLSLLRSRLGSSGISRLTGQSTELSVTSKGLELLVPKGKASPEVKLEARAALNQALEMKRQGKREKAHKLFLYALKMDPDYVDALNEFGIFSEEEKDILQADYLYSKALTISPHNEKALSNRGRTLPLVEEIDQRYFSIIDSKVKKVMAIPKGNSALRRVMEESYYHHIYHTVAIEGNTLTLSEIRHIIETRYAVPGKSLAEQNEVIGMHAALKFVNTTLVSRIGSVTSRDILDIHRRVLGYADPVEAGRFRATQVFVGHHIPPHPQDVEKQMEEFVQWMNSEDAMGLHPVEFAALAHYKLVYIHPFVDGNGRTSRLLMNLILMQAGYPPITIRKEQRAEYYHVLEVANEGDVRPFIRFIAKCTETTLDMLLIATTEYSVGLPEAGGAARCKQTIPVKT
- the FICD gene encoding protein adenylyltransferase FICD isoform X1 translates to MAARGGRGRGRGYGSRQRAAPGGGKGGSSGEGDAPGGRAGSRMNLVAMATDPELQWVSLWLRVRWAAVLVLLLSSLVMLLLPLAAVDNQWHAVLKGLSLLRSRLGSSGISRLTGQSTELSVTSKGLELLVPKGKASPEVKLEARAALNQALEMKRQGKREKAHKLFLYALKMDPDYVDALNEFGIFSEEEKDILQADYLYSKALTISPHNEKALSNRGRTLPLVEEIDQRYFSIIDSKVKKVMAIPKGNSALRRVMEESYYHHIYHTVAIEGNTLTLSEIRHIIETRYAVPGKSLAEQNEVIGMHAALKFVNTTLVSRIGSVTSRDILDIHRRVLGYADPVEAGRFRATQVFVGHHIPPHPQDVEKQMEEFVQWMNSEDAMGLHPVEFAALAHYKLVYIHPFVDGNGRTSRLLMNLILMQAGYPPITIRKEQRAEYYHVLEVANEGDVRPFIRFIAKCTETTLDMLLIATTEYSVGLPEAGGAARCKQTIPVKT